The genome window GTGTCTTAGCAATTACAGGATAGCGCCCTGCGATCGCGCTAGTTAACCTATCAGCCAGATCGCGCCGACTATCATCATTAGCCGCAAAAACTAAGATCTTCGGTATTTGCCTAAAACGACCGCTAATGGCAGTAGCGATGAACATTCGCTTCTTTCTACCATAAGAAGAGGGCTGATCCGCCTGTAATTCAACCCAGTCGCCAAACTGAGTAACAAGGCGATTGGTTCTACCACTGCGAGTTGTGCCAGTTATCCAAATCGAATCAGAAATCACTAACTATTCTTTGACTAATCTGTTAATATACCACGTACATTAAATTTTAGTCTTCTTGAAGGTGATCTTGCCTGTCCTCTCATGCTACTACTTGCACTTACAATTAAAAGTCTACAAAGCAAACCTGTAATCCTCAGAAAATAATCTAACTAAAGTAAGATTATTAGATTGATTTTAATTTTTAACGTAACAAGAATGAGCAATACTTTTTAAAACTAATAACTTCACCAAGGATATTTATACATTGCAATGAAAATATTTTCCTTAAACACGCTCAACTCCTATATTCGTCAAGCAAATCAGTGGTTTAACGCCACTCCTGAAAGATCATTAGATCAAGCATATCAAGCAGCTTTAATGATTAAAGCCATTGAAGATGAACATTTTAACGGCAAGAAAATAACTGTAAAATCAAGTACATACGGCAGTAATGTTGCTTCATATTTTCAGGCAGATTTAAAAAAATACTTAAATATTGCTAAAATTCGGTTGACCGAATTTAAAGCTAGTCGTTCTTTTAAAAATATTTATCAGCAACAACCCCCCTTTAAGCAAGCTGAAGGCATAGTTGATTCTAGGGATATTTATGTAGAAAATAAAGAAAAATCCTTAATTTTAATTGAAAAATTAAAATTTATTGATGAAGTCTTGGGTAGATATACTTTAGACAAGGATATCAAACCATCTTATTCTTTGGTTTCTCTACCTAAAACTAACATTACTTCAGTCGATGAAGAAAAAATTGCTGCCACAAAATTGAACTATCCAGGAGTTCCAGGAGGTAAACAAGAAATAAGCGATGTCGAAACAATATCTGATAAAACAGGCATTTTACCTCGCTCTATCTTAGGCACTTTTAAAAGGCTAAAGCGAGATTTAGATCCTCAAGCAGAAAATGAGGTGATTAAAAATTTTCGTACTTCCAAAATAAAAACATTAATTTCTATTAAATTTATATTATTGCTGATTCTTATTCCTCTATTGACTCAGCAGGTAACAAAAACTTTTATTGTTAGTCCCATTGTTGACAATGTAAGGGAATCATCTAATTCAGGAATATTTTTAAATATTGACTTAGAAGAAGAAGCATTTACTGAATTAGAGCGATTTGAAAAAGAATTAAAATTTAAAAATTTAATCGGGTTAGTTCCAAAAATATCTTCGGAAGAAATAGAAGAACAAATAAAAAGAAAAGCACATAAACTTCAAGAAGAATTTCAAGAAAAAAGTGCTAATGCTGTTAAAAACGTCTTTGCTGATATTTTTTCCTTAGTGGCTTTTGCTGCTGTAATATTGACCAGCCGCAAAGATATTTTAGTTTTAAAATCTTTTATAGATGATATGATTTATGGCTTAAGCGACAGTGCGAAAGCTTTTATCATTATTTTATTTACTGATATCTTTGTAGGTTTCCACTCACCTCATGGTTGGGAAGTCATTCTAGAAACTATAGCCGAGCATTTAGGATTACCAGCGAATCGAGAGTTTAACTTTTTGTTTATTGCTACTTTTCCTGTAATTTTAGATACAGTCTTCAAATATTGGATTTTCCGTTATTTAAACCGGATTTCTCCTTCTGCTGTAGCTACTTATAGAAATATGAATGAATGAAAAGATTTAAGATTTTTTACTGTTAATTTACAAGTTGGTTAATTTGTTTTCTAATTCCAGACCATTCACAGGCGGATTCTGTAACTGGAATAGCGATCGCTTGCTGTAAGTGTGCCATAATCTGTTTTTCTGGTCGATTATGGAACTCATCATTGAGGTGATCCAACTGTTGTTTTAAGCGACGCAGTTGCATACTTTGATGAAGTAGCAAATCTTTGATTTCAGTCAAATCAATTGATTCTGACAACACAACACCGTTAACTTGTCTAGTCACAAGCTCTAAATTTTCTGTCATCCGTGCGATCGCCTGTTTTTCCGGTCGCTGATTAAATTTTTGAGACATGGTATTTAGGTGCTTGATTAATAATTCTATTTTTTGTGTTTCCTGGCAATTATTAACTTGTTCACTCAGTTGATTTAACTCTAAACCTACGCCATTTAACTGCTGCCTAATTCCTGAAATCTCCTCTAGTTCTATTCTCTGCTCAAACCTTTGAGTTAATGATTCTACTTGTTGGCGAATTTGTTCGATTTTTTGTGGCTCTAACCGATAAGGAAAAAGTTTAGTAAGTAACTCTATATTTTCTTTTATAGATAAAATTTCTTTTAGTTCTATACGCTCATTAAACCTTTTTGTAAGGAACTCCAGCTTCTCTCTAACTTCAGAAATTGTTCGTGTTTCCCGCCTAGATTGAAACTGTTCCTTGAGAGTTTTAAGCTGTTCTGCAACCTGTAAAATTTCTTGTCTCTCTGCTCTATTATTAAACTGTTGATTTAATAAAGTTATACGCTGCCCAAGCTTGGCGAGTTCTTGTTTTTCAGGACGGCTATTAAATTGTTGATTTAATAAAGCTATACGCTGCCCAAGCTCTACAACTTCTGGTGTTTCTGCTTTAAGATTAATTTGTTGATTTAATTTTTCTAACTGATTATTAAAATTACTAATTCTTCGTTCAATAGAAGTGAGATTAACTGGTTCTGGAGGGGGAGGTAAAGCTTCAATTCGTTGAGTGAAAACGGTATGTAAATTAGCAATTTCCATTGTAGTTGTCTGTCGTGTCTGTGCCTGGGCGTGTCGCCGATTTACAAGATTTAGGGAAAGAGCTATTGTTAGAGGAGTTGCGGCATAGATTGCCTGATTCGATGCGACCGCTGCAAGTGTTCCGACTCCAGAAGCAGCTAAGGCAGCATATTCAGAAAGTTCTAACCAAGATTGTTTTTTCACATTTAGTAATTAAAGTTTATAAAATTTAAATAAAGTGTGCAGATAAATGCTGCTCCGATGTATTGTGATCGTAGCTACTATGACATCTGTTTTAAATCAGGAAATTTACTGAAAAATCACTTTTTGATTTCATAGCTAACATTGCTACATAAGTAATAGCAATGCAAGATCTACTTCATTACTCTGGGATAGTGCGGACGACAGGGAGTACCCCAGCAAACCTGACTTTCTGGCAGATCGCTAAAAACACTACTACGTGCGCCAATTACAGCATTTGCTCCTATTTTCACACCTGGAGCAATAAAGCAATCAGCAGCTATCCATGCGCCATTACCAATGGTAATCGCAGATGTTACAAGCTTAAAAGTTGGATCTTGTAAATCGTGGCTACCAGTGCAAAGATAACTTTTTTGGGAAATTACACAATGACTGCCGACCAAAATGTGATCCAAGCTATATAAAACTACATCATCCCCAATCCAGCTATAGTCTCCAATTTCAATTTTCCAAGGATAAGTAAATCTAGCTGTCGGTCGAATTAAAACACCATTACCAATACGCGCACCAAATAATCTTAAAATTGCTCGACGAAAACCATGAAATGAATGAGGAGTTAACGGAAATGCGATCGCTTGTACTAACCACCAAAGCAATATCAACCAACCTGCACGACCCCGATCAAACCAAGATTGATCGTAGCGTCGTAAATCAACCAGCGCTTGTGCATCCACAACTGGTGTCTGTACTGATTTTATAGCATCAGTATTATTGCTCATAGGTCATGGGTCAAGTGAGGAGGGAGGAGAGGGGGAAAATTTGATAATTGTTAATTGTTAATTGTTAATTGATTTAGCTGACCGTCAAAATGTTGCAATTCGTAAAGCTTAACCCCAATTTGATATTCATATTGGCTCAAAAGTCGCCCATAAATATATCCTGCTCTGCCATCTAAAAAGCCACGCTGAATAATATAGAACAGGATAAACCTTAGTAGAGGTTTGAAAGGAAGCCGCACCCAAATTTTTTTGAGAAAGCGTTTGCGCTGTATAGAATTGCCAAACAAGTTAGGTTCAATTGTACCAGTATCATCTTTACCAATTAGCAAATTTAGATAGACTCGTGCTTCCCAGTTAGAGTAACGGTTATGTCGTTCTAGCCATTGATAAATATCCCTAAAATCCTCATGTAGCATATCGTGTTTCAGATAGCCGACGTTGCCTTGTAGGATTACGTGTTCGTGTACTTCATTGTCACCCGTATTAGGCACTGCTTCCGTACTCAGATTTTCATAGCGTCCTTTTTGATGCTTTAGCAAACGCAGATTCCAGTCGGGATATTTACCACCATGTCTAATCCATGTACCTAGAAAAAATACTTTCCGATTAAGATAATAGCCGTCGTAGTTTGGTTGTTGAATAACTTGAGCTATTTCTTCCCAAAGTTCTGCGGGAATCCGTTCGTCACAATCAACAATCAGCACCCACTCATTGCGAAAAGGTAAATTTTCTAAAGCCCAATTTTTCTTTTTAGGCCAATAACCATTAAAGTAAAACTGGACAACTTTTGCGCCGTAACTTTCAGCAATTTCTACAGAGCGATCGCCACTTTGAGAATCTACTAGGAATACTTCATCTGCCCTCGCAACACTGCTAAGACAGGCAGGGAGATTTATCTCTTCATTTTTTGCTGGGATCAGAACCGAAACTGGGATTTTTGAGAAAGTAGATATCATAAAAGTGAAGGCTGAAGGCTGGACGCACCTGTGCGATCGCATTGGGCATTTGACGTATGCACATCCCTGCCAAAACTATCATGGTAATAACTATCGGTCATCGGTCATCGGTAATTGTTAATTGTTAATTGTTAATTGTTAATTGATAACATACCTTGAATTGCAGCACCTAAATAAGCAATTTGACCATAGGCATACAGCAAATTCTCGAATCGTAAAGCGGGATCTCTCAAATATTTCAGTGATTTATAAATACCCCTTGCTATTCGTTCTCCACCTCGTCCAAGTTGACTTAAACCCCCTCTACCTGCCATCTGTTCTCGGTAACATTCACTAATTCCTTGCCACCAACTGCGCCTTAAGAACCAAGCTGGTTTTAAACGCTCAGAAGTTACATTGTGGGCAACTTCAGCATCTGGGAGATAGGCAACTTGCCAACCCTGCTGAAGAGCTAGTTCTGTCACAAGTAATTCTTCATTTGATAATAAATTTTTGCCAACCCGACCTAGATTAACGTTAAAACCACCAATTTGTGCTAAAAAAGTCTGTCTAATTGAGTAATTCAAGCCTCTGGGGGTCATATCCGGTTGGTTAATCTCAACCACTTGATTTCCCAAATCATACTTGCCTAAATTGCCAGCTAAGTTTTCTGACATCCAATGCGGTAACGTTATCCCCTTGGGTAATAGCAGGGTAACTTTCCCCCCAGCTACAGCCAGTTTTTCATTGCTTTGAAAAGCGCGGGTTAGCACGCTCAACCAAGTCGGACTAGCAACAGCATCGTCATCAAGATAAGCCAGAATCTCACCAGTAGCACTTCTGGCTCCAGTATTGCGAGCTATTGATAGACCAAGACTCGGTTCGTATATATACTTGAGGCGTGGATTTGATAATCGTGCTTCTACTACTTCCATTGTGCGATCGCTCGAAGCATTATCTACTACCAGCACTTCAAAATCAGTAAAATCTTGCTTGAGCAAGCTATCAATTGCAGCCCCTAAGTACTCTGCTCGATTGTGGGTGCATATAATCGCAGATATGGGTAACTTATACATTTAAAAGCTTAATTTTCGTGCATTCATTCTATAGATAGATGATCCTGTAAAACCATCAACGTTTCTGTTAGTTGAGTGAGACGGTTTTCTAGCTCTTGTTTTTGATTTAGTAGCTGGCGTAGTTTATGATAACGAGCGATCGCCATACTAACGCTAGGAATCTGCTTAGGTGGACAAGGGCGCGACCACAACTGCCCCTCTGCATCCAACCCACACAGACGATAATCAGCAACGGTGAATTTCCCATCTGGCTGACTAACAATTTCTGTCACATAATCCATCATTGGCGGCATCGGTGTTTGATGTCTGTCTTTGACAGAAATTTTTTGATTCTGGATAGCAGACTCTATCCAACCATCAATAATTGGGCCTTCCGAGTAAACATCTTGAATTTTTTTTAAAGTTTGCTGTAGTTGCTGTTGCCAACCAATGACCTTCTGTTCAATTTCTTTCAGCACAGTGATTGCCATAGCTGGATTGGCTTGATGGCGATGCTTAGTGAAATTAGGTGCTGTCACTTTAGGCAAAGCAGGAGTTTGGTACTGCTGTCGCTTGGCAGACATAGGCAGTACAGTCATAGAAACCGAATAAGAGCGATTTATCTGAGGTTTTTGTGGCTGTTTATTCTGTGAGTACAGTGAATTTGCCTTCGCAGAATGTTGCTGTTCCTGAGTTAAACCATTCTGTGATAAATAATTCAGCGTTTTTTCAATCCGTTGCAAATTATGTTTCATCGAATATCTCCGCACTTATACTCTATTTTCTTGTAGCCATAGGTAATTAATAATTCATTTTTAAATATAGAATGCAATTCAGTATAATTGAGTTTTTGTGTTAAAATCTGCACCAACTTCTACAAAAGGTTTAATATTAATTACTGGCCCAGCACGCTCTGGTAAAAGTGAGTGGGCGGAAACCTTGGCAATGCGTTCAGGTAAACCAGTATTTTATTTAGCAACAGCCCAAGTTGATTTAAATGATACAGAATGGCAGGCTCGGATTGAACAACACCAACTAAGACGACCTGCTAATTGGCAAACCCTCTCAGAACAAGTGAATTTGGCAGCAACTATTGCCGCGTATTCAGCCAATCATTGTTTGTTAGTTGATTCTTTGGGAACTTGGGTGGCAAATTTGCTAGAACAAGATAACGAAACTTGGGAGCAAACTTCACAGCAATTAATTACCAGTTTGCAACAAGCTACAGGTGATTTAATTTTGGTAGCAGAGGAAACTGGTTGGGGGATAGTCCCTGCTTATAAAAGCGGGAGGGTGTTTCGCGATCGCTTGGGGATGTTAGTGCGTCGAGTAGGCGCGATCGCTAATCCAGTTTACTTAGT of Oculatellaceae cyanobacterium contains these proteins:
- a CDS encoding proton extrusion protein PcxA — protein: MKIFSLNTLNSYIRQANQWFNATPERSLDQAYQAALMIKAIEDEHFNGKKITVKSSTYGSNVASYFQADLKKYLNIAKIRLTEFKASRSFKNIYQQQPPFKQAEGIVDSRDIYVENKEKSLILIEKLKFIDEVLGRYTLDKDIKPSYSLVSLPKTNITSVDEEKIAATKLNYPGVPGGKQEISDVETISDKTGILPRSILGTFKRLKRDLDPQAENEVIKNFRTSKIKTLISIKFILLLILIPLLTQQVTKTFIVSPIVDNVRESSNSGIFLNIDLEEEAFTELERFEKELKFKNLIGLVPKISSEEIEEQIKRKAHKLQEEFQEKSANAVKNVFADIFSLVAFAAVILTSRKDILVLKSFIDDMIYGLSDSAKAFIIILFTDIFVGFHSPHGWEVILETIAEHLGLPANREFNFLFIATFPVILDTVFKYWIFRYLNRISPSAVATYRNMNE
- a CDS encoding glycosyltransferase; the protein is MYKLPISAIICTHNRAEYLGAAIDSLLKQDFTDFEVLVVDNASSDRTMEVVEARLSNPRLKYIYEPSLGLSIARNTGARSATGEILAYLDDDAVASPTWLSVLTRAFQSNEKLAVAGGKVTLLLPKGITLPHWMSENLAGNLGKYDLGNQVVEINQPDMTPRGLNYSIRQTFLAQIGGFNVNLGRVGKNLLSNEELLVTELALQQGWQVAYLPDAEVAHNVTSERLKPAWFLRRSWWQGISECYREQMAGRGGLSQLGRGGERIARGIYKSLKYLRDPALRFENLLYAYGQIAYLGAAIQGMLSINN
- a CDS encoding glycosyltransferase family 2 protein, translated to MISTFSKIPVSVLIPAKNEEINLPACLSSVARADEVFLVDSQSGDRSVEIAESYGAKVVQFYFNGYWPKKKNWALENLPFRNEWVLIVDCDERIPAELWEEIAQVIQQPNYDGYYLNRKVFFLGTWIRHGGKYPDWNLRLLKHQKGRYENLSTEAVPNTGDNEVHEHVILQGNVGYLKHDMLHEDFRDIYQWLERHNRYSNWEARVYLNLLIGKDDTGTIEPNLFGNSIQRKRFLKKIWVRLPFKPLLRFILFYIIQRGFLDGRAGYIYGRLLSQYEYQIGVKLYELQHFDGQLNQLTINN
- the hpsU gene encoding hormogonium polysaccharide biosynthesis acetyltransferase HpsU; amino-acid sequence: MSNNTDAIKSVQTPVVDAQALVDLRRYDQSWFDRGRAGWLILLWWLVQAIAFPLTPHSFHGFRRAILRLFGARIGNGVLIRPTARFTYPWKIEIGDYSWIGDDVVLYSLDHILVGSHCVISQKSYLCTGSHDLQDPTFKLVTSAITIGNGAWIAADCFIAPGVKIGANAVIGARSSVFSDLPESQVCWGTPCRPHYPRVMK
- the cobU gene encoding bifunctional adenosylcobinamide kinase/adenosylcobinamide-phosphate guanylyltransferase, translated to MLKSAPTSTKGLILITGPARSGKSEWAETLAMRSGKPVFYLATAQVDLNDTEWQARIEQHQLRRPANWQTLSEQVNLAATIAAYSANHCLLVDSLGTWVANLLEQDNETWEQTSQQLITSLQQATGDLILVAEETGWGIVPAYKSGRVFRDRLGMLVRRVGAIANPVYLVTGGYVLNLCELGSPLSHPTT